The following are from one region of the Bactrocera oleae isolate idBacOlea1 chromosome 6, idBacOlea1, whole genome shotgun sequence genome:
- the LOC138857685 gene encoding antifreeze protein Maxi-like, which produces VWGGNANGGGLISSTFATATHHNIAGAAAATSSGAHHHHHHHHHPAHPHAGIFGGSSVGAGAGAPPASTSLRYTPYSIPTHFSAAAAAAAAAAANHHHQQQQQQQHQQQQQQAAVVAAAAAQQQQTLANAVAAATAGATHTLIPLSANPATVQQSAAAPSLLQYAAAAAATNPQAASLYDAAAIVGYKRLLAAAAVGGLRAPAAVGHLAPPTATQVRPTPAATAAASLGYPLSDLLSVQGLEMPTTATLYQLPGANTLGI; this is translated from the coding sequence GTTTGGGGCGGTAATGCCAACGGTGGCGGTCTAATCAGTAGTACATTTGCCACTGCGACACACCACAATATTGCCGGCGCTGCGGCTGCCACCAGCTCAGGCGctcaccaccaccaccatcatcatcaccatcCGGCACATCCGCATGCCGGCATTTTCGGCGGCTCAAGCGTGGGCGCTGGCGCTGGTGCGCCCCCAGCATCCACCTCGTTACGCTACACACCATATTCCATACCGACACACTTTTCGGCGGCTGCTGCGGCCGCTGCTGCAGCCGCTGCCAATCACCACcaccagcagcagcaacaacaacaacaccaacagcaacaacagcaagctgCTGTGGTGGCGGCAGCCGctgcacagcaacaacaaacgttAGCCAATGCGGTTGCAGCAGCCACCGCCGGCGCTACACACACTCTAATACCACTCTCGGCTAACCCAGCAACTGTTCAACAATCGGCGGCTGCACCCTCATTACTGCAGTACGCCGCTGCAGCGGCGGCAACCAACCCACAGGCAGCTTCATTGTACGATGCTGCCGCCATTGTTGGCTATAAACGCCTGCTGGCAGCTGCCGCAGTCGGCGGCCTACGCGCTCCAGCTGCGGTGGGTCATTTGGCCCCGCCAACAGCAACACAAGTACGTCCAACGCCAGCGGCGACTGCAGCCGCCTCCCTCGGCTATCCATTAAGCGATTTACTCTCAGTGCAAGGCCTGGAAATGCCAACCACAGCCACACTTTATCAGCTGCCGGGCGCCAATACGCTCGGCATCTGA